In the genome of Luteitalea pratensis, the window GCGCCCTGCTGGAAACCGGCACCCGTGATGGTGATCGTCTGCCCACCGGCCAGCCGCCCGCTCGAGGGCGACACGCTCGTGACGGCAAATGCTGGCGCGACCGGCGGAGCGGCAATGGCACCGGTCCAGCGCGTGCCGCCGTTCACGTGACCGGCGAGGAACCCGGCGCCCGAGTAGACGGCACGTTCGGCCACGAAGCCCGTGTTGGCAACCGCGGCACAGGCGGGATCGCTGCTGTTGATCGATTCGAGGAACGTCGCGAAGCGCTGGCCCGCGAGTTCGGGGAACTCGGCCGTCCAGATGTTGCTGCGCGAATTGGGCGCCACGCACAGCGTCCGGACGATGCCCTTGCCGTCCTCGCGAACGAACGTGGCCTGGACGAGCACGGGGATGTTCTGCGGATTGGCGAGCAGGAAGAAGGTGTCGAACGTGGTCGCCGCGGCGCCGAACCTGCCCTGCTGGCCCTCGGCGAAGGCCCACTTCGCCTCACCGGCAATGGTGCCGGCCGTGGCGTGTCCCTCTCTCCATGGGAACGTCGGCATCGTCGGGTCGCCGGCCGACGGCGTGCCCCAGTACATCGCGCGCTCCGCGACGATCGGGCTGGCCGCGGTCACGCGAATGCCGAACGCAGCTGCCGTGAGACGGCTGTCGAAGGTGCGGCCTTCCTGGTCGACCCAGACGGTGAAACGCTGCCGGGCGAGCAGGGGATAGGTGCGCGTCACGACCTGACCGTTGTCGAGCAGATAATCGACGGTTGCGACCGTGTCCGTCGTGCCGGTGTTGGCCAGCAGCAGGTAGGTCTCGAACGCGGTCTCCGCATTGCCGCCGGTGAAGCCTTCGGCAAACAGCCACGTCGTGCTCGGACCCGTCACGCCGAGCGCGTCGTGGCCGCTGTGGAAGGCGTCGAAATACATCGCGCGTTCGGCGATCACCAGGTTGCCCGCCGTCAGCGACTCGATGACGGTGGAGAAGTCGGCCGACGCGAGCGGCACGTGCTCGCCACGCGGATACAACGTCACGCGCGAGTTGGCTGGCGCGACCTGCTCGGTCACGAACGACTCGCCCGTCCCGGTCAGGTACGTCGCGCGGACCGTCGTCGGCGTCGGGTTCGGGTTGGCGACGAGCACGAAGGTCTCGAACACGCCGCCGGAACCCTCGGCGAGCGTCCAGCGGTCCGAGAGGCCGTTCTGCGTCACGCCGCTGGCGTTATGCGAGCCGGACTGCGTCGCGCCCGGGAAGTACATCGTCCGCTCGACCACCACATCGGCCGGCGTCGCGTTGTCGCTCGCGAGCACCGCCGTCACGCTGGCCGAGGCGCTGCCATTCAGGTTGAAGTCGCTGCCGAGACGCACGGTCAGCCGCGCACTGGGGCCGAGATCGAACGTCTTGGTCAGGGTCGGCGCAATCGCGTCCGACTGGGGCAGCAGCGTGACCGTGACCTTCAGTGCCTGCGCGCTGGGGTTGCCGACGAGGATCTCCTGCGCGAAGGTGGCGTTGTTGGCGCCCTCGGCGAGGTACCAGGTGGACGCCCCTTGTGCGCCGGCGTGCGGCACGGCGGCGAAGAATGCGAGAGCCGCCAGGGCCGCTCCACGAAACCAGGACATACAAAAACCTCCCGCGCCGGGCCAACCCGGTCATCGGGAGCGCGGCGAGCCTGCCGATTATAGGAGATACCTCCAGAAAAGCCGGCAAAAAATGGCTTTACCTCGACCTTAATCCCGGCCGTGGCGACGCCCTCGTCAGGCACAACGCGCACCGACACATCTGTACGTGCGTCGACGAAACCGCGGGGGCGCGTTCAACCGACGCTGTCGGTCGGTTGGCACGCCTGCGCGACATTTCTCCGCTGCTGGTTGGCGTCGAGATACGGCAAGCGAGTTGCATTGCGGGGCTGCGGCATGCCTCCGCTCGCCCGGACGCCGCGACCCGCTTCGCTCCTCTCGCTCGCCCTGACCACGGCGACATTGCTGGGGCTCGCTTGCCCGCCCGTTGCGGCGGCGACGTTGAAAGTCCGCTCGGATACCCAGGAGATTGCCGCTGCCGATCGCATCGTCCGCGGCCGCGTCGAGTCCGTGCGCACGGAACGGCGGGCTGGCACCGGCGTGATCGAGACCGTCGCGCGGGTACGGGTGATCGATGACTACGCCGGCGGCGCGGATCCGGTCATGGAGATTCGCGAACTCGGCGGCACGGTGGGCGACACGACCCTCCATGTGGTCGGGGCGGCGCAGTTCCTGGTCGGCGACGACATCCTCGCACTTGTCGAGCGCACGGCGGGCGGCTGGCGCCCCTCGTCCATGAGTCGTTCCGTCTATGGCGTGCGCGGCACCGTCGCGGACGTCGAACTGGTGCAGCAGGAGGGCGGAGAGCCGGTCGTCGGCGCCGCCGGCCCGCGACGCCGTTCGCTGGCGGGTTTCGCCGCGACGATCCGGTCGGTGCGGCGCCGCGGCCCCGTGCGCCTCTCGGCGCCGGGCGACATCCCCGCAGCGGCCAATCTCGAAAACGCCACGCCCGTCGTCGCCAGCTACAAGCTGCTCGGCAACATGCGCTGGCACGAGGCCGACAGCGGTGTGACGGTGCCCTGGTACCGCAACACCCTCACGGCATCACCACTTGACAGCGGCAACAGCGACGCGGAGATCCTCCAGGCGATGAGCGCCTGGACCAACCCGGCTGGCGCAACGATCTCGCTCGCGTATGCAGGCACGAGGACGGTCGCATCTTCGTCGCTCCTCGGCTGCGGTACGCCGCCCATCGCCGGTGGCGGACTCATCAGCTACGAGGACCCTGACGACGACATCACCACAAGCGGTGTGATCGCGGTCGGCGGCGCATGTTCGAGTGGCGTGACCCGGATAGTGAACGGCATCACGTTCTCGAAGATTACCTACGGTTTCGTGGTCTTCGCGACGAAGGCCGAGATGCCGCAGCTGGGGCAGTCGCTGTTTCTCGCGCGCGTCATCGAGCACGAGGTCGGCCACGCCATCGGTCTGGGGCACACGCCGACCGACGGCTCGGTGACCAACGCCTCGAGCAACATCATGTATCCCTCGTGTTGCCAGGCCATCACGCCGGTCCCGCCGGCGCTGGGGCCGGACGACCTCGAGGGCCTGCAGGCCATCTATCCGACCGACGCCGGCGGCGGTACGTGCACGTTTGACGTGACGCCGACAACGCAGTCCACGACCAGTGGCGGTGGCAGCTTGCCGCCGCTGACGGTCAACACTGGCAGTGCGTGCACCTGGTCGATCAGCGGCAATCCGTCATGGCTGTCGGTCAATGGGCCGACGACGAGGACAGGAGCCGGCACGGTGTCGTTCGTGGCCGCCGCCAACGTGAGCGTGGCGCGAACGGCTGGACTGATTGTTGCGGGCAAGACGGTCACGGTACAGCAGGACGCGGCGCCGGTGACCGCGCCAGTCGACACCGACAACGACGGCCTTCCCGACACCTGGGAGATCCAGGCTGGGCTCAACCCCAACGCCGCGTCTGGCAACGACGGGGGCTCGGGCGACCCTGACGGTGACGGACTCAGCAACCTGCAGGAGTACCAGCGTCGCCTGCACCCGGTCGGCCGGCTCCAGCGATACCTCGCCGAAGGCGTCCAGAACGACTTCTTCTCGACGCGCATCGCCCTCGTCAATCCGAGTGCCACTACCCCGGCTCAGGTGCAGTTGCGGCTTGCGAGTCCTCCAGACTCCTCCGGCGTGGTCGTGACCCGCGAGCACTGGGTGACGATCGCCCCGAGCCGCCGCGTCACCGTTGACGCTGGCACCATCGCCGGTGTCGCCGGTTCCTTTGCGACTACGATCGAAGCCAACACGCTCGTCGTCGCGGATCGGACAGTGACCTGGGATGGTTCGGGCTACGGCAGTCACGCCGAATCGGCGACCGAGGCGCCGCGCTCCACGTGGTACTTCGCCGAGGGCGCGACCATGGGCGGGTTCAACACGTTCTACCTGCTCCTGAATCCCGGCACCAACGCGGCCGACGTGACCGTGACGTATCTCCGCGCTGGTCGCCCACCCCGCACGAAGGACTACACGGTGCCACCGGGCGCGCGCCTGACGGTGTGGGTCGACATGGAGCGCTGGGACGACGGCGACTCGCTCGCGGCCGCAGAGGTGTCGGCCCGCATCGACGCCACCGCGCCGATCATCGCCGAACGGGCGATGTACCTCGATCGAAACGGGCAGGTGTTCACGGCCGGCCACGACAGCGTGGCGTTGCCGGCGCCGGCCGAACGCTGGCTGCTTGCCGAAGGCGCCACGGGACCCTTCTTCGATCTCTTCATCCTGCTCGCCAACCCGTCATCGCAAGCCGCCGATGTCCGCCTCCGCTTCCTGCTCGGCGACGGTACCGTGGTGGAGCATCGGGAGACGGTGCCGGCGCTGTCGCGCGGGACCGTGTGGGTGGACGCGCTGGGCCGCGATGCACAGTTGATTGCCGCCAATCCGGACTATGCGCGCCTGGCCGACACTGCCGTTTCGACCGACGTGGTCGTCGACAACGGCGTCGGCATTCTCGTCGAGCGGTCGATGTGGTGGCCTGGCGACTCGAGCACGTGGGCGGAGGCGCACAACAGTGGCGGCGTCACGGCCGCGGCCACGCGCTGGGCGCTGGCGGAGGGTGAAGTCGGCGGCGCACGCAACACCCGGACGTACGTGCTGGTGAGCAACCCGACGGCGAGTGCCGCCACCATCAACGTGACGATGCTGTCGGAGACGCAGGCCCCCGAGACGCAGACCTACACGGTCGGTCCGAACAGCCGCTTCAACCTTGCGATCGGCGATCCCGGGTACTTCCCGAGCGCGGTCGGCCGTCGCTTCGGGTTGCTGGTCGAGAGCACCGCCGTGCCCATCGTCGTCGAGCGGGCGATGTACAGCGACGCCGGCGGCGTGCGGTGGGCGGCGGGCACCAATGCGGTGGCGACACGGCTGCCTTAGACGAACGCTGAACGCTGAACGCCGAATGCCGAAACGCTGACAACAAAAGGGGAGTGCAGCGTTCGGCGTTGGTCAGAGGCCGTGTCCGCCGGCTTTCGTAGCCGTCGACCTTTGTATCTTGAATAGACGCGCACGGTAGCCCGCTTGACCTCAGGTCGACGGGCAGCGCGGCGTCATCGCTACCCCCGTGCGACCAGGCCGCGGGCCAGTGTCAGCAGCATCTCGATGGCGACGTCGTTGTGCCCGCCCCGCGGCACGATGATGTCGGCGTAGCGCTTGCTCGGCTCCACGAACTCGAGGTGCATCGGCTTCACCGAGCCGAGGTATTGATCGATCACCGACTGCACGGTGCGTCCGCGTTCGGTGATGTCGCGTTGCAGCCGGCGGATGAAGCGCGTGTCGTCGTCGGCATCCACGAACACCTTGACGTCCATCAACGCGCGCAGCGGCGCGTCGGCGAAGATCAGGATGCCCTCGACGATGATCGCGGTGCGCGGCTGGACGGTGTCGAAGGTGTCGAGGCGGTTGTGGCGCGCGAAGTCGTACTGCGGCGCCTGGATCGGCTCGCCGGAACGGAGCGTCTTGACGTGCTGCACCAGCAGGTCGGTCTCGAGCGAGTCGGGATGGTCGTAGTTGAGCGCGGCGCGTTCCTCGAGGCGGAGGTCGCTGCGGTCGCGGTAGTAGCGATCGTGCTCGAGGACCGACACCTTGGCGTCGCCGAGGGAGGCCGTCAGCCTGCGCACGACTGTCGTCTTGCCCGATCCGGAACCTCCGGCGATCCCGATGATGACCGGAGCCGTGCGCGCGTCGTTCATGTGGAAATCGTAGCGCACCGGGTCCGGCGTAGAGAGCCGGACTTACGCGTCGACCTGAAGGTCGGCGCCTACGAGACGCCGTTGGCGACCATCGGCGCTCGGCGCGCAGCATTCGACGTTCGTCAGTGAAAGCGTTCCCGTAGCCGTCGACCTTCAGGTCGACCGGCAACCTTCAACGTTCGGCGCGGCCGCCAGGTGACAAGCAAGCGTCGAGCAAGCTCGACGCCTACGCCTCCTCATGGAGCCGTCAGCGTTCGACGTTCGACGTTCGTCAGTGGAACCGTTCCTGCCCTGTGCGCATCCGCTCGGTGAGTTCCGAGCAGAACGTGTGCAGGTCGGCCGGCGAGAACGACAAGCGCACGAGAACGTCCCCTTCGATCGGGCCGTCGATCTCGGCGATGAGTGGGCCGAAGCCGGCCAGTTTGGCGATGCCGTTCGAGAGATGGACGACATCGCAGATGGTGCTCTGGGTCGCCGACGGGGTGTGGTGGTGCGAGATCGCCACCGCAAGGCGTTCGGGCAGGCCCCAGTGGCGGACGATGTAGCCACCGAGCTCGCCGTGGTCCATGCCGAGCACCTGGCGTTCGGCTTCGATGCGCGACAGCGCGCCGCTCGTCCAGGCCGTGCGCAGGGCAGACAGCGTGGCCTCGTCCATGGCTTCGTCCAGGACCACCTTGCCGACGTCGTGCAGCAGGGAAGCGGTGACGGTCTCGGGTGGAATCGGCGTGCGGGCACGCCTGGTGACGATCTCGGTCGCCAGGGCACTCGCCACCGCGTGCTGCCAGAGTCGACCAGGCTGGAGGTCGAAGGCGGGCAGCGGCCGCAGCAGCCTGGGCCGCACGCCCTCGGCGATGGCCAGTGACAGCGCCGTGCCGACGCCGATGCGCATCAGCGCATCACGGACCGTGCTGACCGCCGGCAGGTGCGCCGTCCAGGCGGAGTTGGCAAAGCGCAGGACACGGGCCGTCAGGGCCAGATCCAGTCGCACGACTTCCTCGACATCGCGAAGCATCCACTCGGACTGGCAGAGGAGCGACACCAGCCGCGTGGCGGTGGCTGGGAGCGGCTCGAGGGCGTCGGCCTGCCGGAGCAGCCGTTCACGCGTGAGAGGGGAGGACGAGCGAGGGTCTGGGGCCACCATCGTACCAACCCTATCGGCCGGAAAGAGCCGGCGCTGCAGCGGATCCGCTCAGAAACTGGCGACGATGGCGGCGGCGGCGACCGTGTCGGCGCGTGTGAATCCGGGGACCGGTTCGTTGCGGTAATTGATCTCGTGCGACACCTTCAGCGCGAGCACCGCGTTGAGGCCGGCCTGCAAGGGCCGCGACGTGTGAGACACGCCAGTCACTTGTGCGATCGACGTCGGTCTTGAACGACGCGTCGTTGGAGATCGTGTTGCGCTTTGCAAACTCCCACTGGTGCCGAACTCCGGTGTCGAACGTCCTGAGATAGCGACCGCGCACCACGCGTCGGTCCTCGCCGATGTAGCCGAAGCCGGAGTCGAACGAGAACCGCTGCGGCTGGCCCTGAAGGAGCAAAGCCGTGACGCCCGCGGCGCCGTCGAGGCTCTGGTCGATGCCGGCAAAGGTGTTGCGCAGGTAGGTGCCGCGCGCGAAGAGCTCGGCGCGGTCGCCGACCTTGCGAGCAGTTCGGACCTGGCTCGTCAACCGCTGGGCGCGAGTGGTGTTGTCGGTGCGCGTGTGCAGGAAGTGGGCGCGCGGCTCGAGGCGCCACTGTCCGGGGGAAAGGACTGCCTCTGCGCCGGTGCCGACGGTCGTGGTGTCAGCCGTACCGCCCGTGGAGGCATAAGAGAAGTGTCCGGGGACGGGACGTCCGGCGGCGAAGTGGTGTACTTCGATAGCCGGGAGGCGGCCCGGCCGTCCCCAGCGCGTGCCCGCTGGCCCCCGCCTCTGCCCAATCGGCCGATGGAATTGCCAGCTCGGGGAATTCTCGCGCCTTATATACAAAGCCTTCGTCATAATGCCGGCGCTGAAAGCTGACGTGTCCCCGGCCGGGATGACCGGTCGCGCCCAGAACACGATCCAGAGGACGAAGATGCCGCACAAGCCCATCAAGTACGTCGAGAAGGGGTTGACCTACGCCGCCAAGGGCGCGTGGGTGGTGTTCGACGCGCTGAACTCCATCAACCGGAACCCTGGCTTCGTGCCCAAGTGGTCGGATAAGCCCCTCCAGAAGTCGTGGGAGAAGGTGAAGCCGCCCCTTGGCTGGCCGCGCGAGACCGACTCGCTATGCCCGACCTGCGTGCGCGAGGCGCGCCAGGAGATCCTCGACGGCAAGCGTGACGTGTCGGTGCTGCTCAACGAGAAGGTGGGGGAGATCAAGGCCACCATCATCGAGCGCGACGGCAAGATCCTGATGGTGAAGGACTGCCCGATCCACGGCCACTTCGAGGACGTGATGGCCATGGACCCGGCCTTCTTCAAGCACCTCGAGGACTCGTACCCAGGCAGCGACATCCGGGCCCACAACGACGAGACGCTGCACAACCATGGCAGCAGCACGATCAAGTACGGTCGCGGCGCGGTGCTGACGATCGACCTGACCAACCGCTGCAACATGATGTGCGACCCGTGCTTCATGGACGCCAACCAGGTCGGCTTCGTCCACGAACTGAGCTGGGAAGACATCAAGACGTTGCTCGACAACGCGATCACCATCAAGCCGCGGCGTCAGATGTCGGTGCAGTTCTCCGGTGGTGAGCCGACGTTGTCGCCGTACTTCCTCGACGCCGTCCGCTACGCGAAGAAGGTCGGTTACAACTCGGTCCAGGCCGCCACCAATGGCATCGAGTTCGCCAAGAGCCCCGAGTTTGCCCGGGCGGCCGCCGAGGCCGGCCTGCGCTACGCGTACCTGCAGTTTGACGGTATCGGCAACGCCGCCAACTCGCATCGTCTCGTCGGCAACCTGTTCGACGTCAAGCTGCGCGCGATCGAGAACCTCTGGGCCAACGGCGTCGACATCGTCCCGGTGACGACGATCGTCAACGGCGTCAACAACGAGCAGGTCGGGCGAATCATCAAGTTCGCGCTCGACAACCCGCGCAAGATCAGCTTCCTCTCGTTCCAGCCGGTGTCGTTCACGGGCCGCGACGAGGAAGTGACCGACGAGCGCCGCGCGGCGCAGCGCTACACGCTGTCGCACCTGGCGCACGACGTGAAGAACCAGGTGCAGATCGGCGAGCCGACGCGCGACTGGTTCCCGATCTCGTTCATGGGGACGTTCACCGACTGGGCCGACCTCGTGAAGGGCCCGGCGCAGGACTGGGGCAACCTCGCGTGCGGCTGCCACCCCAATTGCGGCATCGGCATGGCCGTGATGGTGGACAAGGAGACGAAGGAAGCGGTCCCCGTGACCGCGTTCCTGCACGCCGGGCAGCTCGCGAAAGACCTGCAGCGCGTCAACGACGCGGCGCGCGGCAAGCGGTTCTCGATGTACGGGCTGGCGCTGGCGCTGGCGAAGAACTACGACCCGTTCAAGTCGCCGACGCACTTCAGGCTGATCGACCTGATCAAGAAGTTCGACAAGACCTTCGGGGCCACGGGCAAGAGCTACGGCCGCGTCGACCTGCAGCGCACCCTCGAGGACGTGGAGAAGCGCCGGCAGGATCGCTGGAACTTCCTCTTCATCGCCGGGATGTGGTTCCAGGACCTGTTCAACTACGACTTCCGCCGCACCGAGCGCTGCATCATTCCGTACGCGACGCAGCAGGGCGAGATCAGCTTCTGCGCGTACAACACGGGCATCGGCTGGCGGAACATCATCGAGAAGATGCACATGACGGCCACCCTCACCAAGTGGTACGAGGAGCACGGCCGTCACGAGATCTTCGCCGGTGGCAAGCAGGTCAACCTCGGTACCGCCCAGCACACGCTCGTGCTCGACGCCGATGCCGTGGCTGTCGGCCGCCAGACCGACCTCGACGACGCGGGGGTGGCCAAGAATGCGCGTGAGGAGAAGCTGCGCGCCCGTGACGAGCTCAAGAAGAAGGCCGAGAACGACCGCATGGCCGCCCTCTACCGTCAGCATGTGCTCAAGGAGGCCGCGCCGGAAGTTGCCTCGGGCCTGCAGATCCAGGGCCTGAAGAGGTCGGCACCCAAGCCGGAGCCGACGGTGAACTAGGAGAATTTCAGAATTTCAGGAATTGCAGAATTTCATCAGGATCTCGGCGCTTCGAACGCTGGCGGTGCGGGTGAAATTATGAAATTCTGAAATTGTGAACTTGGGCGATCCTCCACGGGCGCGACGAGCTTCGGCTCATCGCGCCCGTGTTGTTTCCGTCCTCCTTGCCTCCGTGTGGCTGGCCTCGGCCGGCGCCCAGGACCTGCCGGGGCTCGACGACGTGGTGGAGAGGGCGGGCGCGGCTGCGGTGCGCTTCGGCACCGGGTTGCGGGGTGTTGTCGCCCGTGAGCGCTACCTGCAGACCATCCGCCCCTGGCGGGGAAGTCCACCTGGAGAGCCGGCGGAGGCCCGGGCGATCGAGACACGCACGTTGCTCTCGTCGCTGCTGCTCGTGCACGACCCGGACACCCCGTGGCAACTCCACCGCGACGTCGTCGCCGTCGACGATGTGCCCGTCGCCGATCGTGAGGATCGACTGACCGCGCTGTTCGCGTCGCCCGGAGCGGACCCCAAACGGCGGCTCCGCGAGATCACCGAGGAGAGCGCGCGGCACAACCTTGGCCACGTCACGCGCAACATCAACGTGCCGACGTTCCCGTTGCTGATCGTGCACCACGCCTACCGGGAGCGATTCCGCTTCAGCGATCGCGGCCGCATGCGCGAGGACGGCGTCGACGTGCGCCTCGTGGCCTTTCGTGAGAAGGGACGGCCACGGGTCGTGCGCGGCGATCGTCTCAGGGATGTGGAACTGCGGGGACTGCTCGCCATCGACGAGGCGAGTGGCGAACTCGTACGCGCCGTGATCACGCCGCGAGCGGGCGACCTGCGATCGCTGCTCCAGGTGTCGTTTGCGCACGTCGCCGAGTTGCCTGTGCGCGTGCCGGTGCGGCTCTGGGAGTGGTACTGGGTGCACGACGTGCCCGAACGCGACCGCTACGTCGAGGGCGAGGCCACATACGATGACTTCCGCCGGTACACCACCGCGGTCGGCGTGCCGGTGGTCAAGTAGGGTGCAAGTCTCAGGTCTCAAGTCTCAGGGCTCAGGGCTCGACGGCTATGAGTTCAAGCGGCCGGCCTGGACAGCCGGCCCTGACTGCGCCGGGCCGAGGAGGTAGGGCCCGATCGTGGTGCGGTACCCGGCACCCGGTACCCGGTACCCGGATGATCGGTAGCCGGTAGCGCCGTGTCCGATGCCCGGTGCCCGGATTACGAAGCCAGGAACACCGCGCCCGGCGACCCTATGTCATGCCGGTGCCCTTGACCGCGGCCGGCGGCGGACGCACGATTAGCCCACAGAAACCCGGCGCGCTGTCTCTGCCCGGGAGGAGAACACAGACATGTCCGGTCCCCTCGCCATTGGCACCAACGCCCCCGACTTCGACGCCGTCACCACCCAAGGCCCCATCCGCTTTCACGATTGGCTCGGCGATTCATGGGGCGTGCTGTTCTCGCACCCGAAGGACTTCACGCCGGTGTGCACCACCGAGCTCGGCGCCGTCGCCAAGCTGAAGGACGAGTTCGAGAAACGCAACGTCAAGGTGCTCGGCCTCAGCGTCGACCCGGTCGACCGCCACGCCGCCTGGAGCAAGGACATCGCCGAAACGCAGGGCGCCGAGCCGAACTTCCCGATGATCGGCGACCCCGACCTGTCGGTCTCGAAGCTGTATGGCATGCTCCCGGCCGACGCCGGCGAGACGTGCGAGGGCCGCACCGCGGCTGACAACGCGACGGTCCGGAACGTCTACGTGATCGGGCCCGACAAGAAGGTGAAGCTGCTGCTCTCGTACCCGATGACCGCGGGCCGCAACTTCCAGGAGATCCTGCGCGTCATCGATTCGCTGCAGCTCACTGCGAAGCACCGTGTGGCCACGCCAGCCGACTGGACGCAGGGCGACGAGGTGATCATTGTCACGGCCGTCTCCGACGACGAGGCGAAAACCCTGTACCCGAACGGCTGGCGCGCCGAGAAGCCGTACCTGCGTTACGTCCCACAGCCGAAGGCCTAGCGGCCCACATCCTCCACGCCCGTCCGCCTCGCGCGGACGGGCCTACGCCTCGGATCCCGCGCGCGTTCGGGTCCCACTCGAGCGATGGCTGCGCGCCTTGCGGCTGCTCCTGCTGCGTAACGTCTGCGTCACACATGCGACGGGGGCGCGGCCTGCGCCGGCCCCAGGGCGCCATCGAGTCGAAATCTACTGCCCGTCGGTGGCCGGCACGCGCGCTCCGAGTCCGGCCACGACACGAAAGAGGCGACATCTCCCGCAGCGTCGATGTGGGAAGTGAGGCCTTACCCTTTACACGCAGCCGACTTCACTTGACGGCGCGACGGAACGGGCCAGCCTATCGGGGCCAGCAGGAGGACGACCGATGAAGTCGAAAGATACGCGGCTCAGTGAGACGGTGACATTCATTCGCAATTGTCTGGCCCTCGATGCCGGGCAACGGACGCGGGCCGCGGATCAGGCCGACAGCTACATCGACTCGCTCGGAGGGCAGTCGGCGGCGTTGTCCACTTCGCTGCACATTGGTGACAGCGGTCCCGATCTCAATCAGCATCGGGCGTACCGGCGCGCCTATGTACTGCTGTACAAGGCGATTGCCCATGGGCACCAGATGGCGCTGACGGGCCTTCCGCAGGGTGTCATCACCATCGCGGGACCGACTGCCGTGGCGAATCTGCCAGCCGTGGTGAGGTTTGCCGCCATTCTGCGCTGCCGGGAGACGATGGCCAACTACATGATGCTGCAGGACCTGCAGCAGCTGCTCAACAGCCCGCTGCAGTTCCTGCAACACAACAAGTTGATGGTGTCGGGGAGCCCGCGTCGGGACGTCGGCCAGGGCGACCGCAACGTCATGCCGTTCTACCTGAGCTACGACCTGAACAACGAACGGTACGACCTGACCCCGGATCCACAGCCCGGCTGCGCGCCGGTGATGGCCGACAGCGTGGTGGCGCGCTGGTGGACGGACATCCCGGGGGGCCATGTCGCGGGGAATCTGGCGGGAGGCAATTTCAGTCAGCTGGAGGGCATCGAGCTCACGTCGCAACTGATGGTGACGACCCAGTTCACGGGGTGTGCCTTCGCGATGAAGAACCACAACGCACATACGTATTGCGCGCACACGACGCCGAAACCGCCCCACGATTTCGCGGGTCAGGCGAGGGCCATGACCGGCAATCAGCTCGCGCAGGACATCCATTCGGTGAACGGAGTCGCGGGCGATTTTCAGAACGCAGCCGGGGGCCCGGCCCTCGCCATTTATGGCGCTGGATGGAGCGTCGGCACGATTGGCGGCGTGTCCTATCCGATGGGCCTGGGCGGCGGAGGGAACTACATGACGATCATCGGTACTCCCGCCGGTGGCGGGATTTATCACATCTTCTCGCAGATCACGCAGAACCGGGCGATTACGAGTGCGCAGCGCATCTTCTAGGAGGGCCTGAGCCGGCCGCTCGATCACGGGCGCAGGCCACGTGATGTGATCGGAGCCGTCGCCGACCTGCTACTAGTGGGGAAACGCCTGCATGAAGGCGGCAAGCGCGTGCGGGCTGCTGGCCCTGGCCGCGAAGAAGTAGCGGCCGCGGCT includes:
- a CDS encoding IPT/TIG domain-containing protein encodes the protein MSWFRGAALAALAFFAAVPHAGAQGASTWYLAEGANNATFAQEILVGNPSAQALKVTVTLLPQSDAIAPTLTKTFDLGPSARLTVRLGSDFNLNGSASASVTAVLASDNATPADVVVERTMYFPGATQSGSHNASGVTQNGLSDRWTLAEGSGGVFETFVLVANPNPTPTTVRATYLTGTGESFVTEQVAPANSRVTLYPRGEHVPLASADFSTVIESLTAGNLVIAERAMYFDAFHSGHDALGVTGPSTTWLFAEGFTGGNAETAFETYLLLANTGTTDTVATVDYLLDNGQVVTRTYPLLARQRFTVWVDQEGRTFDSRLTAAAFGIRVTAASPIVAERAMYWGTPSAGDPTMPTFPWREGHATAGTIAGEAKWAFAEGQQGRFGAAATTFDTFFLLANPQNIPVLVQATFVREDGKGIVRTLCVAPNSRSNIWTAEFPELAGQRFATFLESINSSDPACAAVANTGFVAERAVYSGAGFLAGHVNGGTRWTGAIAAPPVAPAFAVTSVSPSSGRLAGGQTITITGAGFQQGAKVLFDNSTWTADRNANTKLGDVDQATAVVVSQDGTTITAKTPTRDFYNGYQTAGPTTVRVVNPDNTNTSLANGFTFKLNVLAFGDEYVTGLINGSPGVAATPFPARLEASLKAFEKDLLNSSTGAATGSKVLQFGQYVTVTNGGSNFECASATNTGCTAQSGQSRFPALADQVAAANASDAFDAVIFAEGVNDVEAGVLPNSVAGALRNMVASARDRKIVIFMTKYEETNIGTLSADSVKALGDAIWGVTTDTSLGVEIYRQSFFQVPTVGGRPTQAGYDRMASDLFTKLTREFPLQPCDARNDKPGKGCPRNP
- the udk gene encoding uridine kinase, producing the protein MNDARTAPVIIGIAGGSGSGKTTVVRRLTASLGDAKVSVLEHDRYYRDRSDLRLEERAALNYDHPDSLETDLLVQHVKTLRSGEPIQAPQYDFARHNRLDTFDTVQPRTAIIVEGILIFADAPLRALMDVKVFVDADDDTRFIRRLQRDITERGRTVQSVIDQYLGSVKPMHLEFVEPSKRYADIIVPRGGHNDVAIEMLLTLARGLVARG
- a CDS encoding HDOD domain-containing protein, translated to MVAPDPRSSSPLTRERLLRQADALEPLPATATRLVSLLCQSEWMLRDVEEVVRLDLALTARVLRFANSAWTAHLPAVSTVRDALMRIGVGTALSLAIAEGVRPRLLRPLPAFDLQPGRLWQHAVASALATEIVTRRARTPIPPETVTASLLHDVGKVVLDEAMDEATLSALRTAWTSGALSRIEAERQVLGMDHGELGGYIVRHWGLPERLAVAISHHHTPSATQSTICDVVHLSNGIAKLAGFGPLIAEIDGPIEGDVLVRLSFSPADLHTFCSELTERMRTGQERFH
- a CDS encoding DUF481 domain-containing protein; this encodes MSHTSRPLQAGLNAVLALKVSHEINYRNEPVPGFTRADTVAAAAIVASF
- a CDS encoding radical SAM protein is translated as MPHKPIKYVEKGLTYAAKGAWVVFDALNSINRNPGFVPKWSDKPLQKSWEKVKPPLGWPRETDSLCPTCVREARQEILDGKRDVSVLLNEKVGEIKATIIERDGKILMVKDCPIHGHFEDVMAMDPAFFKHLEDSYPGSDIRAHNDETLHNHGSSTIKYGRGAVLTIDLTNRCNMMCDPCFMDANQVGFVHELSWEDIKTLLDNAITIKPRRQMSVQFSGGEPTLSPYFLDAVRYAKKVGYNSVQAATNGIEFAKSPEFARAAAEAGLRYAYLQFDGIGNAANSHRLVGNLFDVKLRAIENLWANGVDIVPVTTIVNGVNNEQVGRIIKFALDNPRKISFLSFQPVSFTGRDEEVTDERRAAQRYTLSHLAHDVKNQVQIGEPTRDWFPISFMGTFTDWADLVKGPAQDWGNLACGCHPNCGIGMAVMVDKETKEAVPVTAFLHAGQLAKDLQRVNDAARGKRFSMYGLALALAKNYDPFKSPTHFRLIDLIKKFDKTFGATGKSYGRVDLQRTLEDVEKRRQDRWNFLFIAGMWFQDLFNYDFRRTERCIIPYATQQGEISFCAYNTGIGWRNIIEKMHMTATLTKWYEEHGRHEIFAGGKQVNLGTAQHTLVLDADAVAVGRQTDLDDAGVAKNAREEKLRARDELKKKAENDRMAALYRQHVLKEAAPEVASGLQIQGLKRSAPKPEPTVN
- a CDS encoding peroxiredoxin, with the protein product MSGPLAIGTNAPDFDAVTTQGPIRFHDWLGDSWGVLFSHPKDFTPVCTTELGAVAKLKDEFEKRNVKVLGLSVDPVDRHAAWSKDIAETQGAEPNFPMIGDPDLSVSKLYGMLPADAGETCEGRTAADNATVRNVYVIGPDKKVKLLLSYPMTAGRNFQEILRVIDSLQLTAKHRVATPADWTQGDEVIIVTAVSDDEAKTLYPNGWRAEKPYLRYVPQPKA